In one Paraburkholderia megapolitana genomic region, the following are encoded:
- a CDS encoding LysR family transcriptional regulator, producing the protein MDKLQAMTIFVRVVEAQSFSKAAETLSMPRSSVTTTIKNLEKHLGTPLLRRSTRTLSLTDAGARYFASCQAILSDIVEAESGLSTDAKNPHGRVRVDMPGVIGRAIVLPRLLEFEERFPDIELVLGLSDRPADLIYDGIDCVIRSGELMDSTLVARRLGQLNWLTCAAPRYLKQHGEPDSVNALGTHRVVNYLANATGRPLDWRFSVDGEDVAMTMQSRFSVNETEAYLQCGLEGLGLIQLSEFAARPYLQSGRLKEVLADARCSPVPVSIVYPHGRNASAAVKVFIDWIVEITASGLFQ; encoded by the coding sequence ATGGACAAACTTCAGGCAATGACCATCTTCGTGCGTGTCGTCGAAGCACAGAGCTTCAGCAAGGCAGCGGAGACCTTGTCGATGCCGCGCTCGTCGGTGACAACGACGATAAAGAATCTGGAGAAGCATCTTGGCACTCCGCTGCTCAGACGAAGCACGCGAACGCTCAGTCTGACCGACGCAGGCGCGCGTTACTTCGCATCGTGTCAGGCCATTCTGTCCGACATTGTCGAGGCGGAAAGCGGTTTGTCGACGGATGCGAAAAATCCGCACGGACGTGTACGAGTGGATATGCCCGGCGTAATCGGTCGTGCGATCGTGTTGCCGCGACTGCTCGAATTCGAGGAACGCTTTCCGGACATCGAACTCGTGCTCGGTCTCAGCGATCGTCCCGCGGACCTGATCTACGACGGGATCGATTGCGTCATCCGCAGTGGGGAGCTGATGGACTCGACGCTCGTTGCGCGCCGGCTCGGTCAGTTGAACTGGCTGACCTGCGCGGCGCCGCGCTACCTCAAGCAGCACGGCGAGCCCGATTCTGTGAACGCCCTGGGCACTCATCGTGTCGTCAATTACCTGGCGAATGCGACGGGTCGTCCACTGGATTGGCGGTTTAGCGTCGATGGCGAGGACGTCGCCATGACGATGCAAAGCCGGTTTTCGGTCAACGAAACCGAGGCTTATCTGCAATGCGGCCTGGAGGGGTTGGGACTGATCCAGTTGTCGGAGTTTGCCGCCCGCCCCTATCTTCAAAGCGGGCGTTTGAAAGAGGTCCTGGCAGATGCGCGATGTTCACCCGTGCCGGTTTCCATCGTCTATCCGCACGGGCGAAACGCGAGCGCCGCGGTCAAGGTGTTTATCGACTGGATCGTCGAGATCACCGCATCCGGTTTGTTCCAGTGA
- a CDS encoding aromatic alcohol reductase, with amino-acid sequence MSRNQTILVLGAGELGMAVLRNLVRRADLDASISIAVLLRPSTIDSSDAVKQKDIAELRALGVELVPGDLAKQSVSALADIFARFDTIISCSGFAGGQDTQRKITQAVLDAGVKRYVPWQFGVDYDVIGRGSAQDLFDEQLDVRDLLRSQEQTQWIIVSTGMFTSFLFEPSFGVVDLAGNVVHALGSWDNAVTVTTAEDIGALTSAIVFSEPAIVNQVVRVAGDTVTYRQLADTVDRLLGLNLRRTEWSVPELRRQLAEDPHDAIRKYRVVFAEGCGVSWDKKQTFNAQRGMTVCGLEDWVRENLQSGDGVPA; translated from the coding sequence ATGTCGCGGAACCAGACAATTCTCGTTCTAGGCGCAGGCGAACTCGGCATGGCCGTGCTGCGCAATCTTGTCCGACGCGCCGATCTCGACGCGAGCATTTCTATCGCCGTGCTGCTTCGTCCATCGACGATCGACTCCAGCGATGCCGTCAAACAGAAGGACATCGCAGAATTGCGCGCGTTGGGCGTCGAACTGGTTCCTGGCGATCTGGCCAAGCAATCGGTATCCGCGCTCGCCGATATCTTCGCCCGCTTCGACACGATCATCTCCTGCAGCGGGTTTGCCGGCGGACAGGATACGCAACGCAAGATCACACAGGCGGTGCTGGACGCAGGCGTTAAACGGTACGTACCGTGGCAATTCGGTGTGGACTATGACGTCATCGGCAGGGGAAGCGCACAGGACCTGTTCGACGAACAACTCGACGTGCGCGACCTGCTTCGCTCGCAAGAACAGACGCAATGGATCATCGTCTCGACCGGGATGTTTACGAGCTTCCTGTTCGAGCCATCGTTCGGTGTCGTGGATCTGGCAGGGAACGTCGTGCATGCACTGGGTAGCTGGGACAACGCGGTAACGGTGACGACTGCCGAAGACATCGGTGCCTTGACGTCCGCCATCGTGTTCTCGGAGCCGGCAATCGTGAATCAGGTTGTGCGCGTCGCGGGCGATACGGTGACTTATCGTCAGCTCGCGGATACGGTCGACAGATTGCTGGGTCTGAACCTTCGTCGCACGGAATGGAGTGTGCCGGAACTGAGACGTCAGCTCGCCGAAGACCCGCACGATGCGATCAGAAAGTACCGGGTCGTATTCGCCGAAGGGTGTGGGGTGTCGTGGGACAAGAAGCAGACCTTCAACGCGCAACGTGGGATGACGGTTTGCGGGCTTGAAGACTGGGTGCGCGAAAACCTGCAATCGGGCGACGGTGTTCCGGCTTAA
- a CDS encoding SDR family oxidoreductase, with protein MTEVADSKKTKKIALVTGASSGIGLSCARKLLAHGYTVVLAGRRQALLDEVADAARQRGEDALAVACDVTDDTSVTALFDTIRQRYGRLDVLFNNAGRSGPPVEIDEIPVDEWRAVVDTNLTGVFLCTRAAFGIMKKQSPQGGRIINNGSISAHAPRPYSIAYTATKHAITGLTKSVSLDGRPYDIVCGQIDIGNAATEMAARMARGVPQANGEIAIEPLMDVEHVADAVLHMAELPLSANVQFMTIMASKMPFVGRG; from the coding sequence GTGACCGAGGTTGCCGATTCGAAGAAGACGAAGAAGATTGCGCTCGTGACCGGTGCCAGTAGCGGCATCGGCCTGTCATGTGCCCGTAAGTTGCTTGCGCATGGTTATACGGTTGTGCTGGCCGGGCGCCGTCAGGCGCTGCTCGACGAAGTCGCCGACGCGGCGCGACAGCGCGGCGAGGATGCGCTGGCCGTCGCATGCGATGTGACCGACGACACGAGCGTGACCGCACTGTTCGATACGATCCGGCAGCGCTATGGGCGGCTCGATGTGCTGTTCAATAACGCGGGCCGCAGCGGGCCGCCGGTCGAGATCGACGAGATCCCTGTCGACGAATGGCGCGCCGTGGTCGACACCAATCTGACGGGCGTTTTTTTGTGCACGCGCGCAGCGTTCGGGATAATGAAGAAGCAGTCGCCGCAAGGTGGCCGGATCATCAACAACGGCTCGATCTCGGCGCACGCGCCGCGCCCCTACAGCATCGCCTACACGGCGACCAAGCACGCGATCACCGGGCTCACGAAGTCGGTGTCGCTCGATGGCCGGCCGTACGACATCGTGTGCGGCCAGATCGATATCGGCAATGCAGCCACCGAGATGGCGGCGCGCATGGCGCGCGGCGTGCCGCAGGCGAACGGCGAGATCGCCATCGAACCGCTGATGGACGTCGAACATGTCGCCGATGCGGTACTGCATATGGCCGAACTGCCGCTGTCGGCGAACGTGCAGTTCATGACGATCATGGCGAGCAAGATGCCGTTCGTCGGCCGCGGCTGA
- a CDS encoding aldehyde dehydrogenase family protein, which translates to MNTQTDLKRHDLLIDGKRLPPGTGEYSVDIDPATEQTIALVAQGSAADVDTAVLAARAALKVWNGMRAAERGRILNRLADLMRTHQDELAELESRDAGKPIAAVLRQDLPAAIDTLAYYAGWCDKITGQVVPVRPDALTYTVREPVGVVAAIVPWNFPLMIGMWKIAPALACGCTLIVKPAEITPLSALRVGELALEAGVPPGVLNIVTGKGRVVGDALVAHPGVDKVTFTGSPSVGRGILQGAAGNFKRVTLELGGKSANVIFADANLDNATRAAASGIFFNTGQVCSAGSRILAQREIYDEVVERLAVRANAIKVGDPSRRETSMGPLVSAAQMKTVLDYVDIGRSEGASLVAGGARIGEKGYFVQPTVFANVEHEMRISQEEIFGPVASVIPFDDEADAVRIANGTLYSLAAGVWSADIGRVHRVARELRAGTVWINTYGYTDVRLPWGGSGDSGFGREHGDVAIDNFTEPKTVWLALDQ; encoded by the coding sequence ATGAACACGCAAACGGATCTCAAGCGCCACGATCTGCTGATCGACGGCAAACGGCTGCCGCCCGGCACTGGAGAATACTCGGTCGATATCGACCCGGCCACTGAGCAGACGATCGCGCTGGTCGCACAGGGCAGTGCCGCCGATGTCGATACCGCCGTGCTCGCTGCACGCGCCGCGCTGAAAGTGTGGAACGGCATGCGTGCGGCCGAGCGTGGACGCATACTCAACCGCCTCGCGGACCTGATGCGTACGCATCAAGACGAACTGGCCGAACTCGAAAGCCGCGACGCGGGCAAGCCGATTGCCGCCGTGCTGCGCCAGGACCTGCCCGCCGCGATCGATACGCTCGCGTACTACGCGGGCTGGTGCGACAAGATCACAGGGCAGGTCGTGCCGGTGCGCCCCGATGCGCTGACGTACACGGTGCGCGAACCGGTCGGCGTGGTGGCGGCGATCGTGCCGTGGAATTTCCCGTTGATGATCGGCATGTGGAAGATCGCCCCGGCGCTTGCCTGCGGTTGCACGCTGATCGTCAAGCCTGCGGAAATCACGCCGCTTAGCGCGCTGCGCGTCGGCGAACTGGCGCTCGAAGCCGGTGTGCCGCCGGGCGTATTGAACATCGTGACGGGCAAGGGGCGCGTGGTCGGCGATGCGCTCGTCGCGCACCCGGGCGTCGACAAGGTGACGTTCACAGGTTCGCCATCGGTTGGGCGCGGCATCCTGCAAGGGGCGGCCGGTAACTTCAAGCGCGTCACGCTGGAGCTCGGCGGCAAGTCGGCGAACGTGATCTTCGCGGATGCGAACCTCGACAACGCAACGCGCGCGGCCGCGTCGGGCATCTTCTTCAATACCGGCCAGGTCTGTTCCGCGGGCTCGCGCATTCTGGCGCAGCGCGAGATCTACGACGAAGTCGTCGAGCGGCTCGCCGTGCGTGCGAACGCGATCAAGGTTGGCGATCCGTCGCGGCGCGAAACGTCGATGGGGCCGCTTGTTTCGGCGGCGCAGATGAAGACGGTACTCGACTATGTCGACATTGGCCGCAGCGAAGGCGCGTCGCTGGTGGCGGGTGGCGCGCGCATCGGCGAGAAGGGCTACTTCGTGCAGCCAACCGTGTTCGCCAACGTCGAACACGAGATGCGCATCTCTCAGGAAGAGATCTTCGGGCCGGTGGCGAGTGTGATCCCGTTCGACGACGAGGCCGACGCAGTGCGGATCGCCAACGGCACGCTGTACAGTCTCGCAGCGGGGGTGTGGAGCGCCGACATCGGCCGCGTGCATCGGGTCGCGCGCGAGCTGCGCGCGGGCACCGTGTGGATCAATACCTACGGTTATACCGATGTGCGTCTACCGTGGGGTGGTTCCGGCGATTCGGGTTTCGGACGCGAGCACGGCGACGTCGCCATCGACAACTTCACCGAACCGAAAACAGTGTGGCTTGCGCTCGATCAGTGA
- a CDS encoding DUF2946 domain-containing protein, which translates to MPHRRFQRIGSFLALFAMLLATVAPTISQALEAHGRLDTALRHYCSVQTPADGTGRSTPDSTGFHWQACGYCSLLSHLPVVPGAVAAPVQVSTFSTHLVVRMSADTRAQTVRTPAQPRAPPAIARLS; encoded by the coding sequence ATGCCGCATCGCCGTTTTCAGAGGATCGGCAGTTTCCTTGCGTTGTTCGCCATGCTGCTGGCGACGGTCGCGCCCACGATTTCGCAGGCGCTCGAAGCGCATGGCCGGCTCGATACGGCGTTGCGCCATTACTGTTCGGTGCAGACGCCTGCGGACGGTACCGGGCGCAGCACACCCGATTCGACGGGGTTCCACTGGCAGGCATGCGGCTATTGCAGCCTGCTGTCCCATTTGCCTGTCGTGCCTGGCGCTGTTGCTGCGCCTGTGCAGGTCTCGACGTTCTCGACACATCTTGTCGTCCGCATGAGTGCGGACACGCGTGCGCAAACGGTACGCACGCCGGCCCAGCCGCGTGCTCCGCCTGCCATTGCACGGCTTTCATGA
- a CDS encoding copper chaperone PCu(A)C, with the protein MTSNKIIQWGVAIGAACIVANAHAAGVHAEQCWIRAMPASVPSAGYLVVVNDSDAPRTLTDIATPAFGMAMMHRTESNGSTSTMVDVDTLPVPAHGSVSFAPKGYHVMLEQPAHALKIGSTLPLTLSFDDGSKVTANCAIKSPATLGQSTQ; encoded by the coding sequence ATGACATCCAACAAAATCATTCAATGGGGTGTGGCTATCGGCGCCGCATGCATCGTAGCCAATGCACACGCGGCCGGCGTGCACGCCGAACAGTGCTGGATTCGCGCCATGCCGGCGTCTGTGCCTTCGGCGGGATATCTCGTGGTGGTCAACGACAGCGATGCGCCGCGCACGCTGACCGACATCGCGACGCCGGCGTTCGGCATGGCGATGATGCATCGCACGGAAAGCAACGGCAGCACGTCGACGATGGTCGACGTCGATACGTTACCCGTGCCGGCGCACGGGTCGGTCAGCTTTGCGCCGAAGGGGTATCACGTGATGCTCGAACAACCGGCGCATGCGCTGAAAATCGGTTCGACGTTGCCGCTGACGTTGAGCTTCGATGACGGCTCGAAGGTGACCGCGAACTGCGCGATCAAGTCGCCGGCCACACTGGGGCAGTCCACGCAGTAA
- a CDS encoding DUF2252 domain-containing protein — protein MKASTIADRQAAGRAAREHSKRSSHRAVGELHRDPLDLLRLSSEGRVERLVPLRYGRMAASPFAFFRGSAILQAHDLSKVPHTGLVMPICGDAHLLNFGGFATPERQLVADLNDFDEVSLGPFEWDLKRLAASLVVAARHMRFSRGTAAELVMTAINEYRDRMAQYAECGALELWYEKITFDRMIESALTPEGRRTIRRGMEKAAGRTHESMLDKMAERDGDTWQIRDAPPGLFHVHGANTLFDAGDDWLKVGGWQKLIARMYGDYRKTLSHERCELLDQFALQDLVFKVVGVGSVGTRCLVLLGVDHHDKPLFLQAKEARRSVVAQYFAAAAPRHEGERVVYGQRLLQAASDIFLGWATGPAGRHFYFRQLRDMKLSASIELFDSSLLQGYARLCGWIVARAHAKASGQAIELSAYMGRNDPFAEALTDYACSYADQVERDYDRFMKACRSGEIEARTDDDMAADFRV, from the coding sequence ATGAAGGCCAGTACCATCGCGGACCGACAGGCAGCCGGGCGCGCCGCGCGCGAACATTCGAAACGCTCGAGTCATCGCGCCGTCGGCGAGCTGCATCGCGATCCACTCGACCTGCTGCGCCTGAGCAGCGAGGGCCGCGTCGAACGGCTGGTGCCGCTGCGCTACGGGCGCATGGCCGCCTCGCCATTCGCCTTCTTTCGCGGCAGCGCGATCCTGCAGGCTCACGATCTCAGCAAGGTGCCACATACCGGCCTCGTGATGCCGATTTGCGGCGATGCGCATCTGCTGAATTTCGGCGGTTTCGCCACGCCGGAACGGCAGCTAGTCGCCGATCTGAACGACTTCGACGAAGTATCGCTGGGTCCCTTCGAATGGGATCTCAAGCGGCTTGCCGCGAGCCTCGTGGTGGCCGCGCGGCACATGCGCTTCAGCCGCGGCACGGCCGCCGAACTGGTGATGACTGCGATCAACGAATACCGCGACCGCATGGCCCAGTATGCGGAGTGCGGCGCGCTCGAACTCTGGTATGAAAAGATCACGTTCGACCGGATGATCGAATCCGCGTTGACGCCGGAAGGGCGACGCACAATTCGTCGCGGCATGGAGAAAGCGGCGGGCCGCACGCATGAAAGCATGCTCGACAAGATGGCCGAGCGCGACGGCGACACGTGGCAGATTCGCGATGCGCCGCCGGGTCTGTTTCATGTGCATGGCGCCAATACGCTGTTCGATGCCGGCGACGACTGGCTCAAGGTTGGTGGCTGGCAAAAGCTCATTGCGCGGATGTACGGCGATTATCGGAAGACGCTGTCGCACGAGCGTTGCGAACTGCTCGACCAGTTTGCGCTGCAGGACCTCGTGTTCAAGGTGGTTGGGGTGGGTAGTGTCGGTACGCGTTGTCTCGTGCTGCTTGGCGTCGATCATCACGACAAGCCGCTGTTTCTGCAGGCAAAGGAAGCGCGGCGATCCGTCGTCGCGCAGTATTTCGCGGCGGCCGCACCGCGGCATGAGGGCGAGCGCGTCGTGTACGGCCAGCGTCTGCTGCAGGCGGCCAGCGATATTTTCCTCGGTTGGGCCACCGGCCCTGCGGGACGACACTTCTACTTCCGGCAGTTACGCGACATGAAGCTGTCGGCTTCGATTGAACTGTTCGATAGCAGCTTGTTGCAAGGGTATGCGCGGCTGTGCGGCTGGATCGTCGCGCGTGCGCATGCGAAAGCAAGCGGCCAGGCGATCGAGCTGAGCGCCTACATGGGACGCAATGACCCGTTTGCCGAAGCGCTGACCGACTATGCGTGCAGTTATGCGGACCAGGTGGAGCGTGACTATGATCGCTTCATGAAGGCGTGCCGCAGCGGGGAGATCGAGGCGCGTACCGATGATGATATGGCGGCGGATTTCAGGGTTTAG
- a CDS encoding 2-dehydropantoate 2-reductase codes for MKICIFGAGAIGGMMGVQLARAGADVSFVARGAHLAAMREHGARLQIDGEEVSARVRCTSDPAELGVQDYVIVTLKAHSLPGVVDTMQPLLGKHTAIVTGVNGIPYWYFYRHGGKFEGTRLASIDPDGAQWTKLGPERAIGCVLYPAAEIVEPGVIKHVYGKKFPIGEPGNERTPRIQALHEIMQVAGFDAPIRDNIRDEIWLKLWGNLCFNPISALTHATLDVLTSDPGTRAVSRTMMTEAKRIADRFDVHFRVDMEKRIDGAGSVGAHKTSTLVDLENRRPMEIDPLLTVVQEMGRLVGEPTPAIDVVLALIKLRERMALQGDH; via the coding sequence ATGAAGATCTGTATCTTCGGAGCAGGAGCGATCGGCGGCATGATGGGCGTGCAGCTCGCGCGTGCAGGAGCCGATGTGAGTTTCGTCGCGCGCGGCGCCCATCTCGCAGCAATGCGGGAACATGGCGCGCGGCTGCAGATCGACGGCGAAGAAGTCAGCGCACGCGTGCGCTGCACGTCCGACCCGGCTGAACTCGGCGTGCAAGACTATGTGATCGTCACGTTGAAAGCGCATTCGCTGCCGGGCGTCGTCGACACGATGCAGCCGCTGCTCGGTAAACACACCGCGATCGTCACGGGCGTCAACGGCATCCCCTATTGGTACTTCTACCGGCACGGCGGCAAGTTCGAAGGTACGCGTCTAGCCAGCATCGATCCGGACGGCGCGCAATGGACGAAGCTCGGTCCCGAACGGGCTATCGGCTGCGTGCTGTACCCGGCGGCCGAAATCGTCGAACCGGGTGTGATCAAACACGTATACGGCAAGAAATTTCCGATCGGCGAACCGGGCAACGAGCGGACGCCGCGCATCCAGGCACTGCACGAGATCATGCAGGTCGCCGGTTTCGATGCGCCGATCCGCGACAACATTCGCGACGAGATCTGGCTCAAGCTGTGGGGCAATCTGTGCTTCAACCCGATCAGTGCGCTTACGCATGCCACGCTCGATGTACTCACCAGCGATCCCGGCACGCGCGCCGTCTCGCGCACGATGATGACGGAAGCGAAGCGGATCGCCGATCGCTTCGACGTGCATTTTCGCGTGGATATGGAGAAGCGTATCGACGGCGCAGGTTCAGTCGGCGCGCACAAGACATCGACACTCGTCGATCTCGAGAACCGACGGCCAATGGAAATCGATCCGCTGCTGACCGTCGTGCAGGAAATGGGCCGACTGGTCGGCGAACCCACGCCGGCCATCGATGTCGTGCTCGCGCTGATCAAACTGCGCGAGCGGATGGCGTTGCAGGGCGATCACTGA
- a CDS encoding oxidoreductase-like domain-containing protein, producing MLQPPDLYCWLPAHVAVFVAVSKPSPDHSSADDPPPQPPRRPEPDDCCRSGCEPCVFDLYDEAVERYRAALAAWQARQASTSRR from the coding sequence ATGCTGCAGCCGCCCGACTTATACTGCTGGCTTCCTGCGCACGTTGCTGTTTTTGTCGCTGTGTCGAAACCATCACCCGACCATTCGTCCGCGGACGATCCACCGCCGCAACCGCCGAGGCGCCCCGAACCGGACGACTGTTGCCGCAGCGGCTGCGAGCCTTGCGTCTTCGATCTGTACGACGAAGCCGTCGAGCGTTATCGCGCGGCACTTGCAGCGTGGCAGGCGCGCCAGGCATCTACGTCACGGCGATGA
- a CDS encoding LysE family translocator, whose product MSVTAWLFFLPACFAINMAPGPNNLLSINVAARHGFMTAFVAGTGRLVSFALMLVLAATGLAVVLHASEVFFLTIKLTGAAYLVWLAIQLWRSDASPMDTPKQDDASLWRIARQECLVAAGNPKAILVFTAFLPQFVDIAKPMLPQFTVLGASFLVLECVAIALYSWAGMYLGKWLTRSKVRRWFNRCCGTFLGVIGISFLLVRRA is encoded by the coding sequence ATGTCCGTTACCGCCTGGTTGTTCTTTCTGCCCGCATGCTTTGCGATCAACATGGCGCCGGGCCCAAACAACCTGCTGTCGATCAACGTCGCGGCGCGCCACGGTTTCATGACCGCCTTCGTGGCGGGCACGGGCCGTCTCGTCTCGTTCGCATTGATGCTGGTGCTGGCGGCGACGGGCCTCGCGGTCGTCCTGCACGCCTCCGAAGTATTCTTCCTCACGATCAAGCTGACCGGTGCCGCTTATCTCGTGTGGCTCGCCATCCAGTTGTGGCGCTCCGACGCCAGTCCAATGGACACACCGAAGCAGGATGATGCGTCGCTGTGGCGCATCGCGCGTCAGGAGTGCCTGGTGGCGGCCGGCAATCCGAAGGCGATCCTGGTGTTCACCGCGTTTCTGCCGCAATTCGTCGACATCGCGAAGCCGATGCTGCCGCAGTTCACCGTGCTGGGGGCGAGCTTCCTCGTCCTTGAATGTGTCGCGATCGCACTCTATTCGTGGGCCGGCATGTACCTCGGCAAGTGGCTCACACGCAGCAAGGTGCGGCGCTGGTTCAACCGCTGTTGCGGCACGTTTCTCGGCGTGATCGGCATCAGCTTCCTGCTGGTGCGACGCGCCTGA
- a CDS encoding pyridoxamine 5'-phosphate oxidase family protein: MLTTLEQLEAIYGQPHERSLRKEIPFVNEDYRAFIEHAPFVVLATAGPEGLDCSPRGDAPGFVRIVDERTLAIPDRLGNNRIDSLRNIVREPHLALLFVVPGVGETLRVNGCGRITDDSEWLELFAIDGKLPRTVLLVDVDAVYFQCSKALVRSKLWDPSHYVERSRLPSTGAILGRLSDPAFDAAAYDRDLPERVRATLY, from the coding sequence ATGCTGACGACGCTCGAACAACTCGAAGCCATCTACGGTCAACCTCACGAACGCTCGCTGCGCAAAGAGATTCCGTTCGTCAACGAAGACTACCGGGCGTTTATCGAGCATGCGCCGTTCGTCGTGCTCGCAACAGCCGGCCCGGAAGGGCTCGACTGCTCGCCGCGCGGCGACGCACCGGGTTTCGTGCGGATCGTCGACGAACGGACGCTCGCGATTCCCGATCGTCTCGGCAACAACCGCATCGACAGTCTGCGCAATATCGTCAGGGAGCCGCATCTCGCGCTGCTGTTCGTCGTGCCGGGCGTCGGCGAAACGTTGCGCGTGAATGGCTGCGGACGCATCACCGATGATTCCGAGTGGCTCGAACTGTTTGCGATCGACGGCAAGCTGCCGCGCACGGTGCTGCTGGTCGACGTCGATGCCGTGTATTTTCAGTGTTCGAAGGCGCTGGTGCGCTCGAAACTGTGGGACCCCTCGCACTACGTGGAGCGTTCACGGCTGCCGAGCACCGGCGCAATTCTTGGACGACTCAGCGATCCGGCGTTCGACGCCGCTGCCTACGACCGCGATCTACCCGAACGCGTACGCGCGACCCTCTACTGA
- a CDS encoding NAD-dependent protein deacetylase, with protein MTESQSAFADTSTLADLYDFVQRHPRLFVLTGAGISTDSGIPGYRDENGAWKRSPPITLQEFLGSVAARQRYWARSTVGWPVVADAQPNDAHRTLARLEAARYVPTLVTQNVDGLHQRAGSHEVIELHGGINGVTCLDCGAQHDRAAIQHTLVVDNPGLLDAIAEPAADGDAHLEWHDLDGFRIPPCPVCGGLLKPSVVFFGESVPRERVEQASAALEAADAMLVVGSSLMVYSGYRFCVWAQKMGKPIAALNLGRTRADPLLALKVEAPCAPTLTALAERLAAA; from the coding sequence ATGACCGAATCGCAATCCGCGTTTGCCGATACATCGACGCTGGCCGACCTGTACGACTTCGTGCAACGCCATCCGCGTCTGTTCGTGCTGACCGGCGCCGGCATCAGCACCGACTCCGGCATCCCCGGTTATCGCGACGAGAACGGCGCATGGAAGCGCTCACCGCCGATCACCCTGCAGGAATTCCTCGGCTCCGTCGCCGCGCGTCAGCGCTACTGGGCGCGCAGCACGGTTGGCTGGCCCGTCGTCGCCGACGCGCAACCGAACGATGCGCATCGCACGCTCGCGCGGCTCGAAGCGGCGCGGTACGTCCCGACACTCGTCACGCAGAATGTCGACGGCCTGCATCAGCGCGCGGGCAGTCATGAGGTGATCGAATTGCACGGTGGGATAAATGGGGTGACGTGCCTCGATTGTGGGGCGCAGCATGATCGCGCGGCGATCCAGCACACGCTCGTCGTCGACAATCCCGGCCTGCTCGATGCGATTGCCGAGCCGGCCGCCGACGGCGATGCGCATCTCGAATGGCACGATCTCGATGGATTTCGGATTCCGCCGTGTCCGGTGTGTGGCGGGTTGCTGAAACCGTCGGTGGTGTTCTTCGGCGAAAGCGTGCCGCGCGAACGTGTCGAGCAGGCGAGCGCAGCGCTCGAAGCCGCCGACGCGATGCTCGTGGTCGGCTCGTCGTTGATGGTGTATTCCGGTTACCGCTTCTGCGTGTGGGCGCAGAAGATGGGCAAGCCGATTGCCGCGTTGAATCTCGGGCGTACGCGGGCCGATCCGTTGCTTGCGCTGAAGGTCGAGGCGCCGTGTGCACCGACGCTGACGGCGCTGGCCGAGCGGCTCGCCGCGGCGTGA